The stretch of DNA atcattaaattttaattaaaaaatattattgataattatatatatatatatatatatatatttatttatttataatgggTCAGTGACGAAGGTAAAATAGCTAACACTTTGAAATGCACAAACTACTAATTAAGCATGATCTTAGAATAAGACTATTTGGTGAAAAGATTCTCTACCGCTGGCTTTTCTAAGTTTAATCTTCAGAATTATAACCCATATAGATTCATCTAAAGCTTATGATAGTGATCAGTAAGACTATTCTTCTTCTTGATGTATAGATGGATAATTCATAGGAGAAAACAAAGGAacacagaggaggaggaagagtttACCCTGTTTCCAGATGGAACGGAAGAGGCCCCTCGAACCCAGGAAGATGGGTGATGACGTTGAGAGATGACACGAGAGGCTGCTGCGCCAGGAACAGTTGCAGCAGAAGAAGAGCAGCAGAAGAGAAGCTAAGCAAAAGCTCCCTTACTGCTGCCGCCATGCTTTCGCCCCTGCACAAAACGAGTCAAAGGAGCGTACTTTAAGGTAGAGCCGTCGGCACCACTGGTGGTGGCACGCAGCGCAAGAGATAACGAGCCTGGAGATGTGGCTGGTTCTTACCACGACAAGTGAACCGCCGTGAAAAGAGATCAAGAACCAGCAATATCAACTGCTGGGGCAGATGGTAGAAGACAGAGAACTCGACAGCACTTTCAAGGTGAGAGGCAATTGCACTGACGCCAACGAAAGTGTCGTGTTTGGCGTCGATTCTTTCCGAGTAGTAGAAGACAAAAGGCAAAAGAGCGAATCGTCTGCATCCTGCATCGGTCTCTCCTCTGAAATCGTTTCTTACTCGAACGATTGCGTACGCTGCTGGAAGACCAGAGCGGTTGGGAAGACAAACGGAGCCATTCTTATGACTTGGGTGAAGACAATGACACCATAATCTGGAAAATTATCAGAATCGTCTACCATTTCTTTGCTGTTCTCTAAATTCTCAGAACGTGTCAGGTCAGAAACGTAGCCTAATACGTCGCTTCAATCAAGAGTTGTTTAGTGATTATTGTCTTTTTCTTGTCTATACGGATGACACACCGATGACATATAGAAATATTATCCAACAGTCTaaagataatttattttaataataatgagAGATCATTTGATCGATCGGTGTGACTCATAGGCTCACGAAGAATTATTTATTTTGGACGATGGGTGTACCCTCACGATTTTATCCTTTCGAAACATCTGAATTTTTAAAACATTTCTAAGTATAAAAGAGACCTGACAGATTTATGAGCATCCCTATACTCTTTAATTAATATGAAACTAAATGAACTTATCAAATGAGATTAATAGTATCACGAAAGATCAATCTCTTTCAAAATGCTCGGTGAAATAAAAACCTTCGTGAACAGCCTTGCTCCATCTGTATTTtgtcatttttatttcttttgaggTGCTATAAAGTTTTGATGATTCTAACTATAACATCATCGAGTTTATTTTTGTCGTGTTGTAAAGTCTTAAATCAACGTTTGATGACTCTGCTACCATTAACTTGAATTAAATATTTGAATTATTGCTTAAGGTTAAGTAAATAGGCACATCCATAAAAAAACATTAATGAGCAAAATATCTGTAGTAAAGTCTTATATCAACTCGAGTTTATTTTTGTCGTAAAGTCTTAAATCGACGTTTGGTGAGTTAAATATTTGAATTATTGCTTAAGGTCAAGTAAATAGGCACATCCATAATGGTAGCTATAATACTTGTTTAAGCTCATCGTCATTTTGTCATtttgaatttaaaaattttgagtcaaTAATCTGTAGTAAAAAAACATTAATGAGCAAAATATCTCATCAAattgtatcataattttatattatgttgGTAATTGACGACGATAATATCAAGATACATCGAGTTCATTTACCGAACGTAAATGGAATTGGAAGTCTTTACATCATCAGCAAAAACAAAGCTATATTAGGCTCACAATTGGAAGTCTCACAAACTCATTCAGCATCACCATCTTATATCAACTGTTTTGATGTGCAACTTACAAAGAATTTCCAGCcaatttgaattcaaaggctaAACTTATTTAGCAAATTTAACATTACATTTGGAAGCATGACAAGTAGTCAAAACAAGTTATCAGCTGGTGTAACTCTCAAAtttagaatcataaaatatatgcaGATCAACAGAAACAGTTTGAGTCTAACTTGCAACTTCTGTTGCTTCATCCCACAACTTTGCTACACTTGACAAGTCCATGCATCTGCCGGTGCCATGTTAGAGTGAGAAATTTATCCAGTTGGGTCAAGTTACCACCATCCTTGTTTGTCCATGGGCGTCAGAGACCAGCATTCAGTAAAAAGAGAGCTGGTTCTGATTTTGCTGCACATCCATACTTGAAAGTACTGTATTTCCTGTGCACCCCGGTTAGCTTCCCGGTTCCAGCCTTGAGGTGGAAGCCCACCATCAGCATGGAGCACTCACTGTGGATGGTATGGAATCAACATAAATAACAGGATTTGattgaaagaaaatgaaagagaaaAGCAGTAGAGTAAAACTCACAGAAGCCGGTCCTCTGGATAGGCAGTGTGTAGTTCGCAAGTTTTGTTCCAATGCTTGAACCCTTTGAGCGTGCACTGTGCAgtataaattgcagcagcagccaGCAACGAAGGGCGGAACTTGAGCATTTTGTACTCGACCAGACAAAGCTCCAtgatgaaaaaagaaagaagctGTAGCTGATCCACATCACAGGCAAGCGATTTCTCCGTCAGAACTTTTGCTTCCACAGAATGATTTTTCTTGTTTGATATCAAGGGAAAGACAGTCTTACCTGTATATCAGATTGAGCTGCCTTGAGAAACCTTCTCATGAAGACATAAGGAGTTGGCACGGACATGTTGAACTGTAAGGTTTTTAGGATCAACTTTTCCTGCTCACACCAATAGATAAGAAAGCTTGAGATAGAGCAACCACTAAGAAACAAAGACAATAATTTTACgcttaagaagcaaaacatagGGCAAGAATCATCATTCAAAGACCCAAGGATAAGTTAGGAAATTTGACAGAATCAGCAGAAGAATCAAAGACTATTACCATTGCAAGAACTTCATTCCTCGTGTAGGCTCTGTCAGAGATTAGAATTAAATCCTCAACAACCGGAACAGAGACTTCTTCGTACTTGCAAGCAAGAAGCATTGCTGTAACCCCAACCAGCTGAAGCTTCTTCCTTAATACTGTCTGCCGTTCTAAGAACCTATCTATAATGTTTATGGTCAGAAAAAGCGTCTCGTCCATTAATTCAAACTTATAGTGCACCTGCGGAGGAAAGATTTAAAACAAGAAGTTCGTAAAAGAGGAAAATGGAAGACAATGGTTTCAAATGTCAAGTGTCACTTTATCATATTTAGTGCCTACCTCAATCAACCAGTCAATGAGGATAGCACGCATTTTCTCATTGATGTCAAACTGGTTGGACATGTAATCAGGACCGACACAACTTGTGACCTGCAATCATGCGTTGGTTGTGTTTGGAGTCAACAATCAACACTATtgatttgtttgaatgcagaacaaAGTAGACCAAAAGATTAATCCTTATGAAAAAAAGAAGAGTTCAGAGGTTTACATGACATAGAACAGATCAAGTGAACAAGTAATTTGATGCCAATGCTATCATGAACCTAATTATTATGAACTTAATTCGCTACATATAAACTTCATAAACATGTTAAAATGTGTGGATTCATAGCGAAACAAGAAATGTAGAATGAAGTGAAACTTAAAAATGGGTTTTCTATAACTACTTGGCCAAAATATAGAACAACATAGATTAACAGATTAGCACTAAAGAGGGAAAAAGAGAAGTTCCGATGTTTTGCATCACACTGAACAAATCAAATGAACACTTAAATCATTGTTGATTCAATTCTAAGCCTAGTTTCTTCCTCATGCACAAGATTACGCTCTAAACTGGCTTCACTAACATGTTATGTATGTGTAGATCAAAAGATGTAGAAAGCAATCAAACCTAAAGATGTTGATATAGCAACATCGGAAACTGCAAGGCCTACCTCAATTTGTCTATAGAAGCTGTATATATCTTCTACATAATCAATAGCTGCTAGTGGATCCTTGGAATCGCAGCTGTCGATATCCGGGATCATCTCCACTGCAAGATTCTCCATTTCAACCTCCTCTGGGTCAGAGATGTCCTACAGATTGCAACCAGAGTGACTCATCAATAATGTATAACTACTACCAATGACAGAAAATTCAAATTCTTCCAGGGAAAATAAAGGGAGCAGACCATTTCCTCCGTCTCCTCTGCCATAGGCATTGGCAGCTCCTCACTTAATCCGTGCTCATTCGTATCTGTTGCAGTACAAGTATCTAAAGAACTCGAACTCAGCAAAGATGGTATTTGTGGGTCATGCTTCCTCTCATTCCCAATGTGTTCATGATGTCCATCGGCTTGTGATTTGTTTGCCAATGTAGCGGCAAATTTCCTAAAGAAACCCGATCCTTCGACCAGTTAGAAGTCGGCAAGGAACTCCAAGctaaaagaaaagaagttttgttgACGCTCACCTCGTTCTTGGCCGTCGGGGAACAAATGTTGGGTTCTTATGACCTAAATTGCTGTTGCTACTTATAAGGAAAACCAAATCAACGAAAAGAAATTAGATCGAGCAGAAGGAACAAGCAACCAAAGACAGGATTAGGTTTCCAGGCATTACTCAGTCGATGCTCTCTTAGTGACCGCACAGGGGTGCAACGGCGCTCCCACCAAGTTCTTTATGTCTCTCAACGCTCTTCGATTGCCCGTCACTGCATCGATGACAAAAGAGAGAATTAATTTGGTGCTCTTCAGCTAGGATTATAAATTCTAACACAGAATTCTTGAAACAAAAGATCCAAACCTCGGAGACCTTCAGGTTTCGTCACGCCACAGTCGTTCTCGCCGATTCTATCCATTTCCCCTCACCTTCGAACGAAGAAAGTCAACGAAAGTTCGAAGATTTACGAATCGACACATCAAATCATTATCTCACTGCGAAGGTCCGATCAGAACGCCGAGAACCAACGAACCGAACGAGACCTGCAGAGACACCTACCTCCTCGTCGCCTCGCCCGATCGAGCAGAACCGGACTCCACCGCCCCCCGAGATCCCGGAATCCCGATCGGAAGGTGAGGGAAGGAATCAAGCTACCACCTTAACCCCATCGACTGAGGAAATCGACGGGAATTTAACGCTCTCCCTCTCTCCTCTCTTCGGGATTtgggagagagaaagaggaaggtaaagaaaaattcaaaaagaaagggaaaaaaaggAAGAGTTTTTTTGGTACACGAAGAAAGGGTGGGTAGCATCCTCCCGTTTGAAGCCAACGGCTAGCGAATGCCGACCGTAGGATCTCGTGTGGGCGGCTCTCGTGGCCCCAACGGGTATCTCCGTTCAAACTTTCGATTCCGTTAATTGAATCCACAGTGTTTCCTGAGAAGGTTCATCGGACGGCCACGATTCCTCCGCTCGGCTGCCGCGATCTTGTCTGTCTTCCACCGGCCGTAGGATGTCGGATCGGCAGCGTGTCCGAAGGTACATCGATCGGACTAAGAATAATTGCTTGCTATAACCCCATTTGTAATAATTTTCTTCCAACGAAAAAACGCTTTATATCTTTACTTCCCAATACAAAAAAAGTCATTTTACTctctttgtgtatatatatatataatttcgagAAAAATAGAACATGGGGCCCACGAGAAACATGTGAGAGAGAGGCTTTGGAGTCGTTATGGGATGGTAAAGAAGGGTACGGGTGGGTGGGGTTGCGTGAGAGACGCAGTTATTTATTTGGGTTGGGCGTCTAAATGGCAGAGCGGTAGGAGACTCTCTCCACTGGCACTGCTCGTGAGTTTTGACCGTCGGGAGATGATTTGAATAGTTCGGAAGATGACgctaatgatttgaatttaaattaggGGTTATCACCTCTTTATAAACTTCACTAAGTCGTCTTCATCAATCTGCCATCAACCAGTCAAAGGTTTTCGCCTCTATGATTATGCAGTCATCTGCAGCATCTGTCATCTGCAGGATTGATGGATCGGATCGACAGTAAACATAAGCACATAACATACGAAGAGCTCTGCAATGCTGTTCGCCCAGTATTGCACTACTGCAAATCACCTCAGTGGACATTTATTGCACTCATTGGCACAATCTACGAAAACCCAGTGGAGAACAGTATGCTTATCCTAATCATTTACATGCTGTCCATGATTGTCCGAGGAACAGGAGTGAATGGGCTCATCTAATCGATCGAGATCCCGTGGTATTGAAGCATCAAAAAACTAAATGGTGCATGCAAAATTTCCCTTAGGAATCTTGTGCACAGTTAGCAACGAACGCCAAGACGAGCTTATGATTTCATAGCAATTTGCACGTCAATGTGGTCTTTCTTCTGTAGCTGATGTTTCTTCGGGTACATTGTTTTCCGCTTGTCTCGTCTCAGTCAAAATAGAGAATTGCTCATCAAGAATTTGAAGATAGATTACTTCCACAGCTTTCCGACAGATTTCTCCTTAGTTTTGGCTCGCCCTCGTACCATTGAAATGATCATTTAATGGTCCTAAACGACGACAATAAAAGATGTCACAAATGGAAACTGAGCTTCTTTATGTGTCAGCTGTCAGTGCCACCAAATGGAAGCCAACGCAAGTTGAGCTACGACCACCGCCTCCGTCTTCCACGGCCACTGCGATCGCCGCCGCTCCTGCTGCAATCGCAAAACAAGTTATGAGATTGTTTGGAATACAGGTGTGAGGACGTGCCGGATGGGAAACTTACTGCTGCGGAGGAGATGCTGAAGTAGCCGGAGGAGGACTCGCCGTCTGGCTCCGGCGTCGAGATCCCACCATCACCGCCTCCGCCTGTGGCGGTGGCGTTCTCCGGCGGCACCGTGATGTCGAGATGGTAGACGGGCGTGCCGTCGGGCTTGAAGAGCCCGTAGTTCCTCTCCGATGTCGGCCCTGGCTTCTGGTTCTCGTTGAACAGCGCGAAGACGTATGCCCGGAGCGGCGTCCCGGGCACCAGCGGCGTCCCCTTCTGCTCTGCCACCAGCTGCATCAGGTTCCCGTTGTATCTGGCGGCGTTCTCCGGCATGGCTCCACGCTCGTCCGGGTCGCCGGCCGACGGCCACCCTGTCTCCGACACTCGCACCTCGACCAGCTTCCCGGCTTCGCCACCGGCCGCCAGGATCGCGTGGTAGACGGCGTCGACTTGGGAGTGGAGCAGGTTGGTGTAGCAGAGGCCAGATCCAGGGTCGGTGAAGCCGGTGGCGTCGGGGTCGAGGAGGGCGAACTCGAGCGCCACTCCCGAACTATCCTGCGTATAAGCGAAGTAGGGGTAGGCGTTGACGAAGAAGGGGGAGCGGGTGCCGGCGTGGAAGGCGATGAGGGGGCAGACGTAGGGGAGGAGTTCGCGGCGGAACACGGCAGCGGATGGCGGGTAGGAAGGCGTGGCGAGGACGGACAGGGAGTGGGCAGTGGTGACGGCAACGTCACGGTCGAGGCCGAGGGAGGCGAACGCGGAGTGGAGGGCCTCCATGGCGGGGACGAGGCAGCGAGCGAGGGCGAAGCCGGTGTCGTTGGCATTGGTGAGCACCTCGTTGCCGACGGTGACGGCGACGATCTTGGTGGCAGGGAGGTACGCCTGGACGTTGGCGCGGGCCCAGGCGAGGGCCTCGGCTGGGTCCGCGGCCATCGTGGCCAGGCAGCTGTCGGGGAGACCGATGACGAGCTCAACCCCAGTGTTGGCAAAGGCGTGGAGGACTCCCGGATCAGCGTCGTATATGCGTGCGCGGCCGACGCCTATGGAGGCGAGGAGGCGGGGCACGGCTTCGGGCGGGAGGAGGTTGTCGCCCACTCGCCCGTAGTTCACGCCAACGAGAGAGGCAGAGGTGGCGGAGGACGGGACGACGAGCCACGCGACGGCAGCGAACAgaggccaaatatcaaatgtcattGTTGTGTCTTGCGCGCGGCTGCGGGGAGTGGTAGTAGTACTTGCAGCAATTGCAGAGCTCACATTATACCCGTCTCATCTCACGCCTATCTCTGCGCGCCCGGTCTGTGAAGAAGAGTAGGGAGGACGTGAGTCATGGGTTcacatcaaagagagagagagagacagagagatggGAGCCAATTAAAGTGGAGGGAGTGGGATTTGTGAGCTGTTGTTTTGTCCTAAGGCCATTGGAGGACGATGAAGAAGACCATAAACTACATAAAACTTTGGACGATGAGCAGAGGAGAGACTTGAGAGCGACGAACATGAAGAATCCGGCATCAATTGTGTCAGAGAGACGCTAGTTGACAAAGCCTTTGCTTTATCATATATGGACTTCTTCTCTCCTCCTTTTCGCACGGCCATGTGGGTGGCACAAAGGATGAGCCTCTCCGTTCCACTGCAAAGCTGCTCATGCCGCTGCCCCACCCATGCTTTAACACATGGAAGAGTTGGTGGTCGGGTAACTGCTGCAAATAACTATTGCGTTGATCGTAATAGTCATGTGGATTTCTGAGTTGTTTAAGCTTTGCAGCGAAACAGCATCTCCTCTTTTTCCCTGTCAAAAAAGGGACCGTTCCTTTGGCTCTGAATGATAAGTTACTGTCTCCTTGATACGGGCTTGATTGACCTTGATGATCTCCTTGCTCGATCACCACCAATGAACACTACAAATTCTCCTTGAAGAGACATGGGAAATAGAGAACGCCATGAGCTAGAAGAACCTGTGTCTGCAACTGTTGCAGGAGCAAACGGAGGACGTGGTGGGCACATCAAATACTACTACTGTGGGATCTGCTCTGCTACATGTTGCTCTCGCCAGGAAGAGAAATGGGAAAGAGACTGCCATCACTATATGCAGTTCAAGACTGCCATCGCCACGTGAACTGGCCGCTGAAGTCAAACCAAAGCGTGGAGGATGCAGCCATTCCTAAGGATTAGCTTTCACCCTCACCACGGAGAGAGTGTGATACTTTGGAGCACAAACTTATGTTGCTGAGTCTTTTCCATTTGTGTTGACAAGAGCTCAAAGGATTaagagaggaggagaggagacaTCTATGAACATCTAATTTCACCGTAAGGAAACTTAATCAGTAATCATACTTACCATTAGGAATCTTACTTAATAAGCATTCATTAGTGACTGGGTAAGTCAAATGGATTTGATGGTTCGTTTGAGTCCATATGAGCAATTACTTCAAACAAACCAACCCTTAAaagggcatatatatatatatatatatatatatatatatatatatatatatatatatatatatatatatatatatatatatatatatattcttgcacCTTAGACCTGGTAACAACGGGCAAACACCTCGGGGTTGACGTGATGACTCAAACCACGCATAATACTTCGACGTGATGTGTCATCTCGAAGCAAACGAGATGTACTCAAGTGGTACAAGTCGAAACGATCATATCCCACACTGCTTGGGGGCGTACAAGACAGCATTATGCAGAATTGTCCAAACCTACTCGCATCGCGCGAAGCATACCGGTAGGTCGTCCGAGACGTCAGTAGTTGATCCTTGGGAATAGGTATAAATGTCAACTCTCTGGCCGTTGCCAAGGGGATCAGACCTTGTATAAGGTTACATGTATTTGTGTGCCATCAAATTCAGGGAATGTCGAACGCCCTCAATTCTTTTGAAACTAACTTAAGCTTCGAATAAATCTAATCAAGCATCCCCTTCAACATCGACCCTTACTCCATAAGAAAGCACCATCGCATGAGAATTCCGAGTCCCACCTCGGGTAAGTACATGAGACTACTACCTTAACATAACCTCCTCATCATCAACCCATCGAACACTCGACGTGGATACCCTCATGCGATCGGGAAGGGACCAAAGTCGTACCAACTCCCCGGATATAATGTGAAGACTACAACacatattatcatttatattctcgaaaaatattattattattaaaaataacaatATATTAAATTGGATTTTAGGATCTTACGATTTTAATAAGATGACACattctaaaaattaaaattgtgatatattttatttatcaataatttaaaattttgaatgaTCTCAAATATTACTATATATCTTATATTAACattattataattataagattaattttaaatatgatcGTTACTTAGttggaaaatattttattataaaataaataaaagaatgttTTACTAAATCGCATGGAATGACATGTAAATATCTATCTTAGAATGCGGTCAAATCCACGGATCGCTACCCACAAACCCAAATCCAACGGGTAATATTAGTTCGACGCCATCGGTATCTTCCTACCCTTACACGGGCTTCTCGTTACTTCCGCTCGTCTTTATAAGCCTCCGAGAGCGTGCGTGGCAGCCGCAAAGAACTTCCATTTCCTTCTTCCAATCCGACAGAGTCAGATAAGAGCTAAAAATGGTGACGATCACGAGCGTCAAGGCCCGCCAGATCTTCGACAGTCGCGGAAACCCCACCGTTGAGGTCAGATCCGGGTCCTACTTGCTTCGATTTCtctcagggtttagggtttttagatCGCCGGTGATGCCTCAAGATTGTTCTCTTTCTGGGTCGGATCCGATGTATATTTGTCGTACTGAGTCTTTTATGCAGGAAAAGTCCATTTTCGATCTTCTTCTCTCTTTAGAAACAGAAATTGTTTGTGGTGTTTGTTTCAGGTGGATCTTCGTTGTGACGACGGTACCTTCGCCAGAGCTGCTGTCCCCAGTGGTGCATCCACAGGTAACTAGTCCAACTGCATAACTCGTTTGTTACTTCTGCTTCTACAAATAAAATGCCATCTTGGTCTATAGAAGTGTTGAATATTATGAGAAAGATTAACCGTGAAAGGGCTTCGATTCTCAAGAAGGAAAGAAACGTTACCCTGTTTGGCTACTGCTTGCTTAAGGTGGTTTGTAGTGCATATCTCAAgtggtaaaaaaaattataatcattatGTAACCACTGCTGGCTGGAATTGGTCCAAATAttatcttgttgttgttgttcgctGCTGCATCACGTATCCAAAGGTTTGGCATATTGGTTATTCTGgtcatgaatgctgaattttgggtctcatagtttaattatttttttctacttGTTTTACACATGAAGATGCTAATCAGAAACTTTTGCTATTTCAGGTGTATATGAAGCACTGGAGTTGAGAGATGGAGGATCAGATTATCTTGGAAAGGGTGTTCTGAAGGTTTGTTCTGAATTTTCTCCTAAAATGTTCTGTTCGACATGTTGCACGGACTGTATATGATGTATGGTGAATTTCCATTGATCGTAAGCTGTTGGCCCTATGATCCACCGCTAGTTGTGTGAAGTGGTATGGTTTCGTATCTTGATGTTTTAAAAGAAACTTGGGCACACGTCAACCACAGGTCATACaaactttttctttttgtgatttcACTTGTTGCTGCAAATCGGAGAGTGTTCTCTGTCCTCTTCAAATGACTTGGACTTTTCAAATAATCAGTGTTGTGTTGAACTTTTAGTAGACTCCTGTTAGATAAAATAGATTCACCACTTACCTAAATTATTTTTctgtgtttttgtttttgtttgaaaAAATTATCTCAAAAGTAGTAACCCCAAAGATTATGAAGTTATCTTAACGTTATCTAAACTTCTATTCGTTGATGTTTTCTGGTGTCTGCATGCTCTAGCAGCATTCAaactatttttataattttttatctgGTACCTAAAGATAGTATGTTTCTGTTTATTATATAATGTAATAATTCTAGCTTTCCTATTTTTTGGGAGGAACTGATTCTGTATCTGACAATTATGATATTTGTCCTCTTCAGTTTACATATGTCCCAAGCTTACAATATATTCAAAGTAACATATCATAC from Musa acuminata AAA Group cultivar baxijiao chromosome BXJ2-11, Cavendish_Baxijiao_AAA, whole genome shotgun sequence encodes:
- the LOC135626548 gene encoding G2/mitotic-specific cyclin-2-like isoform X2; the protein is MDRIGENDCGVTKPEGLRVTGNRRALRDIKNLVGAPLHPCAVTKRASTDNSNLGHKNPTFVPRRPRTRKFAATLANKSQADGHHEHIGNERKHDPQIPSLLSSSSLDTCTATDTNEHGLSEELPMPMAEETEEMDISDPEEVEMENLAVEMIPDIDSCDSKDPLAAIDYVEDIYSFYRQIEVTSCVGPDYMSNQFDINEKMRAILIDWLIEVHYKFELMDETLFLTINIIDRFLERQTVLRKKLQLVGVTAMLLACKYEEVSVPVVEDLILISDRAYTRNEVLAMEKLILKTLQFNMSVPTPYVFMRRFLKAAQSDIQLQLLSFFIMELCLVEYKMLKFRPSLLAAAAIYTAQCTLKGFKHWNKTCELHTAYPEDRLLECSMLMVGFHLKAGTGKLTGVHRKYSTFKYGCAAKSEPALFLLNAGL
- the LOC135626548 gene encoding G2/mitotic-specific cyclin-2-like isoform X1, whose amino-acid sequence is MDRIGENDCGVTKPEGLRVTGNRRALRDIKNLVGAPLHPCAVTKRASTDSNSNLGHKNPTFVPRRPRTRKFAATLANKSQADGHHEHIGNERKHDPQIPSLLSSSSLDTCTATDTNEHGLSEELPMPMAEETEEMDISDPEEVEMENLAVEMIPDIDSCDSKDPLAAIDYVEDIYSFYRQIEVTSCVGPDYMSNQFDINEKMRAILIDWLIEVHYKFELMDETLFLTINIIDRFLERQTVLRKKLQLVGVTAMLLACKYEEVSVPVVEDLILISDRAYTRNEVLAMEKLILKTLQFNMSVPTPYVFMRRFLKAAQSDIQLQLLSFFIMELCLVEYKMLKFRPSLLAAAAIYTAQCTLKGFKHWNKTCELHTAYPEDRLLECSMLMVGFHLKAGTGKLTGVHRKYSTFKYGCAAKSEPALFLLNAGL
- the LOC135627508 gene encoding glucan endo-1,3-beta-glucosidase 10-like isoform X2 — encoded protein: MTFDIWPLFAAVAWLVVPSSATSASLVGVNYGRVGDNLLPPEAVPRLLASIGVGRARIYDADPGVLHAFANTGVELVIGLPDSCLATMAADPAEALAWARANVQAYLPATKIVAVTVGNEVLTNANDTGFALARCLVPAMEALHSAFASLGLDRDVAVTTAHSLSVLATPSYPPSAAVFRRELLPYVCPLIAFHAGTRSPFFVNAYPYFAYTQDSSGVALEFALLDPDATGFTDPGSGLCYTNLLHSQVDAVYHAILAAGGEAGKLVEVRVSETGWPSAGDPDERGAMPENAARYNGNLMQLVAEQKGTPLVPGTPLRAYVFALFNENQKPGPTSERNYGLFKPDGTPVYHLDITVPPENATATGGGGDGGISTPEPDGESSSGYFSISSAAERRRSQWPWKTEAVVVAQLALASIWWH
- the LOC135627508 gene encoding glucan endo-1,3-beta-glucosidase 10-like isoform X1, encoding MTFDIWPLFAAVAWLVVPSSATSASLVGVNYGRVGDNLLPPEAVPRLLASIGVGRARIYDADPGVLHAFANTGVELVIGLPDSCLATMAADPAEALAWARANVQAYLPATKIVAVTVGNEVLTNANDTGFALARCLVPAMEALHSAFASLGLDRDVAVTTAHSLSVLATPSYPPSAAVFRRELLPYVCPLIAFHAGTRSPFFVNAYPYFAYTQDSSGVALEFALLDPDATGFTDPGSGLCYTNLLHSQVDAVYHAILAAGGEAGKLVEVRVSETGWPSAGDPDERGAMPENAARYNGNLMQLVAEQKGTPLVPGTPLRAYVFALFNENQKPGPTSERNYGLFKPDGTPVYHLDITVPPENATATGGGGDGGISTPEPDGESSSGYFSISSAAQERRRSQWPWKTEAVVVAQLALASIWWH